The proteins below come from a single Zea mays cultivar B73 chromosome 8, Zm-B73-REFERENCE-NAM-5.0, whole genome shotgun sequence genomic window:
- the LOC103635613 gene encoding uncharacterized protein isoform X2 — protein sequence MFIMDRSIMADGETSAEEKRRWTGPPEAQELEETKRRRTGPPEAQELEERLDSLRDKIAAASLVAGSRFGEEQRRSLLQEWLRLASAKLDLDLSGISEFDLSAEALPWLMPPEEADKRTTHTRQEAQELEERMTCLRLLFEDAADDRILARRELGAAADEFLLRLTTRQQALTREYSRLANLKRPLDLSGMTEADRAAEAERLREEKLQKARQLQDQGDMSGARECEGLARIIDFDVKQGGEYLNSICCVGNIYTFDHTEESPVGPMRFTNRPWQDKMCVNCASINILSVKIACSDIDFPIQVYGTVVARDCIDYKCVYLFRRDNDHCQLISSNEESLILTGPKRGLALWYGADYVQTDLWVKDRQGHCKQFSKGIVRIPGTANQVFDKCEPETVSLATRLSTVDVTYDVVECAVEATVAAEVTQGEFFGAMTAHTTRSKRRIVLFDSQVGGDKCHGIEVTPRWNGGHEFVLTLGDATICVKVTWSMVDPRL from the exons ATGTTTATCATGGATCGATCGATCATGGCGGATGGGGAGACATCGGCGGAGGAAAAGAGGAGGTGGACGGGGCCACCAGAGGCGCAGGAGTTGGAGGAGACAAAGAGGAGGCGGACGGGGCCACCAGAGgcgcaggagttggaggagcgccTGGACTCTCTCAGGGACAAAATTGCGGCCGCAAGTCTTGTCGCTGGCAGCCGATTCGGCGAGGAGCAGCGACGGTCCTTGTTGCAGGAGTGGTTGCGCCTCGCATCTGCCAAGTTGGATCTGGATCTCTCAGGCATAAGCGAGTTTGACCTATCAGCAGAGGCGTTGCCTTGGTTGATGCCGCCGGAGGAGGCAGACAAGAGGACGACGCACACGCGGCAAGAGgcgcaggagttggaggagcgcaTGACCTGTCTGCGGTTGCTATTCGAGGACGCAGCAGATGACAGAATTCTCGCCAGAAGGGAGCTTGGAGCAGCAGCCGACGAGTTCCTGCTCCGCTTGACGACGCGTCAACAGGCCTTGACGCGCGAGTACTCGCGCCTCGCCAACCTGAAGAGGCCTCTGGATCTCTCCGGCATGACTGAGGCCGACCGGGCGGCGGAGGCAGAGAGGCTGAGGGAGGAGAAGCTGCAGAAGGCGCGTCAACTCCAGGACCAGGGGGACATGAGCGGCGCCCGCGAGTGTGAAGGTCTGGCACGCATCATCGACTTCGATGTCAAGCAGGGCGGCGAATACCTCAACAGTATCTGCTGTGTCGGCAAcatctacaccttcgaccacacaGAGGAGT CGCCCGTTGGTCCGATGAGATTTACCAACAGACCCTGGCAAGACAAGATGTGTGTGAATTGTGCGTCGATAAACATCCTATCTGTCAAGATTGCATGCTCGGATATCGACTTCCCCATCCAAGTCTATGGCACCGTTGTTGCCAGGGACTGCATCGACTACAAGTGTGTTTACCTCTTCCGCCGAGATAATGACCATTGCCAACTCATCAGCTCTAAT GAAGAATCATTGATCTTGACTGGCCCAAAACGGGGACTTGCATTGTGGTACGGTGCTGATTATGTTCAGACTGATCTCTGGGTCAAGGATCGTCAAGGGCATTGCAAACAATTCAGTAAGGGGATCGTGAGGATCCCAGGCACAGCAAATCAAGTGTTTGACAAATGTGAGCCTGAAACAGTATCTCTTGCTACCAGGCTCAGTACTGTGGATGTGACATATGACGTTGTGGAATGTGCGGTGGAGGCAACTGTTGCAGCTGAAGTTACACAGGGGGAATTCTTTGGAGCAATGACTGCCCACACCACTAGAAGCAAGAGGAGGATTGTGCTGTTTGATAGCCAAGTAGGAGGTGATAAATGTCATG GCATTGAAGTTACTCCTAGATGGAATGGTGGACACGAATTTGTACTCACTTTAGGTGACGCTACGATTTGTGTGAAGGTTACTTGGTCGATGGTAGATCCACGGCTTTAA
- the LOC103635613 gene encoding uncharacterized protein isoform X1 has translation MFIMDRSIMADGETSAEEKRRWTGPPEAQELEETKRRRTGPPEAQELEERLDSLRDKIAAASLVAGSRFGEEQRRSLLQEWLRLASAKLDLDLSGISEFDLSAEALPWLMPPEEADKRTTHTRQEAQELEERMTCLRLLFEDAADDRILARRELGAAADEFLLRLTTRQQALTREYSRLANLKRPLDLSGMTEADRAAEAERLREEKLQKARQLQDQGDMSGARECEGLARIIDFDVKQGGEYLNSICCVGNIYTFDHTEESPVGPMRFTNRPWQDKMCVNCASINILSVKIACSDIDFPIQVYGTVVARDCIDYKCVYLFRRDNDHCQLISSNEESLILTGPKRGLALWYGADYVQTDLWVKDRQGHCKQFSKGIVRIPGTANQVFDKCEPETVSLATRLSTVDVTYDVVECAVEATVAAEVTQGEFFGAMTAHTTRSKRRIVLFDSQVGGDKCHGMIQLMRPVVSVSVMDKLKIFVTTAAGVSTGIEVTPRWNGGHEFVLTLGDATICVKVTWSMVDPRL, from the exons ATGTTTATCATGGATCGATCGATCATGGCGGATGGGGAGACATCGGCGGAGGAAAAGAGGAGGTGGACGGGGCCACCAGAGGCGCAGGAGTTGGAGGAGACAAAGAGGAGGCGGACGGGGCCACCAGAGgcgcaggagttggaggagcgccTGGACTCTCTCAGGGACAAAATTGCGGCCGCAAGTCTTGTCGCTGGCAGCCGATTCGGCGAGGAGCAGCGACGGTCCTTGTTGCAGGAGTGGTTGCGCCTCGCATCTGCCAAGTTGGATCTGGATCTCTCAGGCATAAGCGAGTTTGACCTATCAGCAGAGGCGTTGCCTTGGTTGATGCCGCCGGAGGAGGCAGACAAGAGGACGACGCACACGCGGCAAGAGgcgcaggagttggaggagcgcaTGACCTGTCTGCGGTTGCTATTCGAGGACGCAGCAGATGACAGAATTCTCGCCAGAAGGGAGCTTGGAGCAGCAGCCGACGAGTTCCTGCTCCGCTTGACGACGCGTCAACAGGCCTTGACGCGCGAGTACTCGCGCCTCGCCAACCTGAAGAGGCCTCTGGATCTCTCCGGCATGACTGAGGCCGACCGGGCGGCGGAGGCAGAGAGGCTGAGGGAGGAGAAGCTGCAGAAGGCGCGTCAACTCCAGGACCAGGGGGACATGAGCGGCGCCCGCGAGTGTGAAGGTCTGGCACGCATCATCGACTTCGATGTCAAGCAGGGCGGCGAATACCTCAACAGTATCTGCTGTGTCGGCAAcatctacaccttcgaccacacaGAGGAGT CGCCCGTTGGTCCGATGAGATTTACCAACAGACCCTGGCAAGACAAGATGTGTGTGAATTGTGCGTCGATAAACATCCTATCTGTCAAGATTGCATGCTCGGATATCGACTTCCCCATCCAAGTCTATGGCACCGTTGTTGCCAGGGACTGCATCGACTACAAGTGTGTTTACCTCTTCCGCCGAGATAATGACCATTGCCAACTCATCAGCTCTAAT GAAGAATCATTGATCTTGACTGGCCCAAAACGGGGACTTGCATTGTGGTACGGTGCTGATTATGTTCAGACTGATCTCTGGGTCAAGGATCGTCAAGGGCATTGCAAACAATTCAGTAAGGGGATCGTGAGGATCCCAGGCACAGCAAATCAAGTGTTTGACAAATGTGAGCCTGAAACAGTATCTCTTGCTACCAGGCTCAGTACTGTGGATGTGACATATGACGTTGTGGAATGTGCGGTGGAGGCAACTGTTGCAGCTGAAGTTACACAGGGGGAATTCTTTGGAGCAATGACTGCCCACACCACTAGAAGCAAGAGGAGGATTGTGCTGTTTGATAGCCAAGTAGGAGGTGATAAATGTCATGGTATGATTCAATTGATGCGACCTGTTGTATCGGTCTCTGTGATGGACAAGCTGAAAATTTTCGTAACGACCGCTGCTGGTGTCTCTACAGGCATTGAAGTTACTCCTAGATGGAATGGTGGACACGAATTTGTACTCACTTTAGGTGACGCTACGATTTGTGTGAAGGTTACTTGGTCGATGGTAGATCCACGGCTTTAA